In the genome of Arachis stenosperma cultivar V10309 chromosome 6, arast.V10309.gnm1.PFL2, whole genome shotgun sequence, the window cccctccctataaatacccttcttttcttttacattttcacacaacacaaacccacattctcccacataaccgaaccctctcttctccctctctccatattttcttcttcttcttctactcttcttttctttttgcttggggacaagcaaattttaagtttggtgtggtaaaaagcctaagctttttgattttcattcaccatcaatggcacccaagaccggaatttcctcaagaaaagggaaagggaaagcaaaagcttccacttccgagtcatgggagaaggagagattcatctccaaaagccaccaagaccacttctatgatgttgtggcaaagaagaaagtgatccctgaggtccctttcaagctcaaaaagaatgagtatccggagatccgacatgaaattcaaaaaagaggttgggaagtcttagccaaccccatgcaacaagtcggaattctcatggttcaagagttctatgccaatgcatggataactagaaaccatgaccaaagtatgaacccaagcccaaagaattatctcacaatggttagggggaaatacttggattttagtccggaaaatgtgaggttggcgtttcacttacccatgatgcaaggtgatgaacgcccctacacaagaagggtcaactttaaccaaaggttggaccaagtccttatggacatatgtgtggaaggcgcccaatggagagtagactccaaaggcaagccagtccaactaagaagactggacctcaagcctgtagctagaggatggttggagttcattcaaagatccatcatccccacaagcaaccaatctgaagttactgtggatcgggccatcatggttcatagcatcatgattggtgaagaagtagaggttcatgaagtcatctccaatgaactctacaaaatagctgacaagccttcatacatggcacggctagccttcccccaccttatatgccatctatgttactcagctggagttatcatagatggagatgtctccattgaagaagacaagcccattaccaagaaaaaaatggagcaaacaagggaagctcctcacggcctccaagaagaacatgaggaagtgcatcatcaacaaatgcctcaaggaatgcactttcctcctaacaactattgggagcaacttaatacctccttggaagatttgagccataatgtggaacaactaagggtggaacaccatgaacacgccctcactctccaagaaataagagaagatcaaagagcaatgagggaggagcaacaaaggcaaggaagggacatagaagagttgaagaacatcattggtccttcaagaagaagacgccactagaggtggattcattccttgttctttatttctttctgttttcggtttttaattatggtgtttatctatgttttgtgtcttcatgatcattagtatgtaaccatgccttaaaactatgaataaaatccattagtccttcacctctcttaaaagaaaaatgttttaattcaaaagaacaagaagtacataattttcgaaattattattgaatttagtttaattatattgatgtggtgacaatgcttttattttctgaatgaatgaatgaacagtgcatatgtctttggatattgttgtttatgagtgttaaaattgttggctcttgaaagaatgatgaacaaagagaaatgttattgatgatctgaaaaacatcatgaaattgattcttgaagcaagaaaaagcagtgaaaaaaaaaggggatctaaaaagagtatatagaaaaagaagaagcagtagaaaaagccaataacccttaaaaccaaaaggcaagggtaaaaaggatccaaggctttgagcatcaatggataggagggcccaaggaaattaaatccaggcctaagcggctaaaccaagctgtccctaaccatgtgcttgtgtcatgaaggtccaagtgaaaagcttgagactgagtggttaaagtcgtgatccaaggcaaaagagtgtgcttaagagctctggacaccactaactggggactttagcaaagctaagtcacaatctgaaaaggttcacccagttatgtgtctgtggcatttgtgtatccggtggtaatactggaagacaaagtgcttagggccacagccaagactcataagtagctgtgttcaagaatcaacatgcttaactaggaaagtcaataacactatccaaaattctaagttcctagagatgccaatcactctgaatttcaaagaaaaaagtgagatgccaaaactgttcagaaacaaaaagctacaagtcccgctcatgtaattaaattaatattcattgatattttggactttatagtatattctcttctttttatcctatttgatttcagttgcttggggacaagcaacaatttaagtttggtgttgtgatgagcggataatttatacgctttttggcattgtttttatatagtttttagtaagtttgagctacttttagggatgttttcattagtttttatgttaaattcacatttctggactttactatgagtttgtgtgtttttctatgatttcaggtaaattctaactgaaattgagggatttgagcaaaactctgaaaaaggctgacaaaaggactgctgatgctgctggattctgacctccctgcactcgaaatggattttctggagctacagaactctaaatggcgcgctctcaacggcgttggaaagtagacatccagggctttccagcaatatataatagtccatactttattcgaagaatgacgacgcaacttggcgttgaacgccaagtacacgctcctttctggagttaaacgccagaaaaacgtcataatccggagttgaacgcccaaagcacatcataactcgaaattcaactccaagagaagcctcagctcgtggatagatcaagcttagcccaagcacacaccaagtgggccccggaagtggatttatgcatcaattacttactcatgtaaaccctagtagctagtctagtatatataggacatttatctattgtattagacatcttttgaccactttaaactctttattcattcggtcacttgatcatggagagggctggccattcggccatgcctgaaccttcttttgcttatgtattttcaacggtggagtttctgcacaccatagattaagggtgtggagctctgctgtacctcaaagattaatgaagttctattttcttttattcaatgctctatcttattcttattccaagatattcattcgtactcaagaacatgatgaatgatgatgagttagataaccctcattattattctcactgatgaacgcgcgtgattgacaaccacttccgttctacatgcaacaaagcttgaatgtgtatctcttagattctccaacagaatcttcgtggtataagctagatagatggcggcattcatctggatccggaaagtccaaccttgtctgtggtgttccgagtaggatcctgggaatccggaaagtctcaccttgtctgtggtattccgagtaggattccgttcatgaatgactgtgacgtgcttcaaactttaacctgctgggcgttagtgacaaacgcaaaagagggattctattccagtaggagcgggaaccaaccggtgattggccgtactgtgacagagtgcgtgcattagctttcactgcgaggatgggatgtagctatcaaccatgggtgatgcctccagactggttagctgtgcgagtgacagccgtacaggttatttccccgagaggaatgaaagtagccacagctgatagtgaacccctatacaaagcttgccatggaaaggagtaagaaggattgagtaggagcagtaggaaggcaggcgtccgagagctctacagcatctccattccgcttatctgaaattcccacttatgaatctacataagtatttctatccctttttaattaacttctttctattttatttaaccCCATAATCCTATTTTattctccctaactgagatctgcaaggtgaccatagcttgcttcataccaacaatctctgtggattcgacccttactcacgtaaggttattacttggacgacccagtacacttgctggttagttgaacggagttgtgacttcaaataaggacaattattgaataaatccaattacaatgaatcagatcaaagaacagtgatcacaatttcgtccaccattgaTGAGTCGACGGTGTACTTTCACCAACTTTTCTGGACATTTCCACCCTATATCGAGGCATTCCGGCATTGCAAGCCACTCGTCAGTATTGATGGTACCCACTTGTATGGGAAGTATGGAGGGACGCTCCTGTTGGCGATAGCTCAGGACGAAAACTCGAACATCCTGCCGATAGCTTTCGCCCTTGTAGAGGGGGAAAATGCAAAGTCGTGGTCATTCTTCTTGTCCAACCTACGAGAGCATGTGACTCCTCAGGAGGGTATCCTAGTTATCTCAGACAGGCATAATGGGATCAAGGCGGCCCTTGAGGCACCTGAGAATGGATGGCTGCCTCCTCGTGCATTCCGGGCCTACTGTATAAGGCATGTGGCAGCGAATTTCGCCCTAACGTTCAAAGGTAAGGACTCAAGGAGGTTACTGGTCAATGCTGCCTACGCCAAGACTGAGGGTGAGTTTTACTACTGGTTCGACATCATGCGGACTGAGAATCCAGCAATGTGTGACTGGGCCAACCGTATGGAGTATGACAAATGGACCCAACATGAGGATGCTGGTCGACGGTTCGGGCACATGACCACAAACATCAGTGAATGTGTGAACTCCGTGCTAAAGGGTACTCGCAACCTCCCTGTCACATCATTGGTTAAGTCAACCTACGGGAGGCTTGCTCAGCTATTTGTGGTCCGGAGACAGACAGCAGAGGCACAACTCGGATCCGGCCATGAATTCTGTCAGGCATTGGTCAAGGCTATTGATCGGAACCTTAGAGACTCCAGGTGCTTTACTGTGACATTATACGACAGGCATCAATCCGAGTACACCGTGGCTGAGACAACACCAACGGGGACGTTCTCTCTTGGTAGCTATAGAGTTTCCCTTAAAGATCACCGATGCGACTGTGGGCACTTCCAGGCGCTGCATTATCCATGTTGCCACGCCATTGCCTGTTGCGCCTACTCCCGGCTCAACTGGGCGTCATATGTTCACGAAGTGTATCGTATGACTGAGGTGTTCAACGTTTACAAGCATGGGTTTCTCCCACCTATTCCTGAAGGCCTGTGGCCTCCATATGGTGGCCCAACCATTATTCCTGACCCTAATCTGCGGCGTGCAAAGGAAGGTCGTCCAAAGTCAACCAGGATCCGAGGAAGCATGGATCAGTCTCAACAGAATCAGCCGAAGCGTTGTGGGTTATGCCGTCAGCCTGGGCATACGAGAAGGAACTGTCACCAGCGATCACAAAGTGGTGGAGGGGATGCGTAGATCTCATGTTGGGTAACCCTCTTCTATGCTGTCTTATTTGTTTCTTGGTCTAAGTAATGTTAGTAATGCGTCGTTGGTTAAATATGTCACTTTCAACATGTTTTATCAACAACGAAATCTCAGTATAATAAACTCGTTTTATATTATCAGTTTCATTAAACCACTTTAGATATCTTTAATAATGTGCATTATAATATAAACCATACATGAACACATGAAATACTCTGAATCAGGCACTCACTACATAgtcaaaagataaataatatttaacaaTAATTCTGAAATACATAAACACTAACAAGCATGCACATTACATAAACTAATTAGCATGCTGAATACATAACGTAACTACCATGATCAATACATAACGTAACTAACATGATCAATAcataaataaacaaacaaagtACTGGACAGGAACACGGAACCTCTCGTGGAACCAGGTGTAGCACACTGTCATCTGCTTCACTTTACTCTGAGGAGGTAACTCCCCGAACAACTCCCGGAACCACACCCATGCTGGTCTACCGTGTTCCATCAGATTCTCAAACTCAGTCAAGCACCCACTAACGGGTGCACCATTAATCGGCAAACCCAGCTGATACGCAACATCCTGTAGAGTAATGGTGCACTCACCAAACGGCATATGGAACGTGTGGGTCTCCGGACGCCACCGCTCAATAAATGCGCTAAGCAGAGACTCATCAACCCAGAACCACTGACTGTTTAGCCTAGCAAGATGATACAACCCCGCAGTCTCCAGATACGGTATAATCCGGTCATGTAAGGGCATATTCTGCTGCCGCCTAACGGCTGTAATAACCCTACTAGGCTGCAAAACGTTGGTAATAAAATCCCTTAACATACAACCATTACAAACAACAACATACATAATACTGGTGCTAAGATAACTGTGCACATTAAATTCATGGATTCTCTTATCCTGTATTAAATACTGAAGCTAAGCAAACTCTGCACTCACTACaacaaattaacaatttaaATTCACGAAAAAAatctttgaataaaataaaataatgataacAAAATATTGtgcaaaaatactaaaaaccaCACTAAGAAGATAAATAAGCATAATAAAATATGCATTACTAACAATACCGATAATATCATTCATATTTatgtaaataatattaaacagaATCACAAAACAAATAAACGTAAtctgataaaaatatttactagCAATATTCCTACAAACATATCAATTGCTATAttagaattaaatttaattacaataataataacaataacagtTACTAACCTCTTCGTCGATATTTCCTGCCACGTGAGCGATGCCATTTAGTCGGTACAATCGATCCTCATCCTCCATTGGCCCCACCACCCACTTCTCCTTCACTGCCTCCAAACCTTTTCCCAAATTCTCTCTACCACAATGAATCCAATTTTTTGCCTAAGGTTGCAAATGAATCCGTCCATGCCTTCAGCggattacatatatatatagatacaCGTAAACCGCGGTGGGTTATCGGGTTTTACGTTCAACATTGTTtcctcataaaccgtggtgactccCCACGGTTTATGCACACCGATTTGTCTTcgtaaaccgtggtgacctacCACGGTTTACATGTAAAACTATTTGCTCCTAAtccgtggtgacctcccacgATTTATGAGTGTTTAGAAACCGTGGTGGATTGCCACGGTTTACATATAAAACCCTTTTGCACAAAATCGTAACAACAAACAGATTTGCACATTTACGTAAATAACTCtcccactttatttatttatgtaaattgcCCTGAActttattagataaaaaaaaactaagttAATTATTAGTctacttaaataaatatagaagATGCAGCAAAAGCTTAATATAAATAACATATCTATATGCCTTTTTAATACTGCATCTGAGTTCAAGTTCTAGTTAAAGTTGGATATAATTTAAGAACTCAGTGTGTGTGAATGAAGAGTGTGTGAGTAGTGTATAATgacaaaaaaggaaaaaaaacaaatattgaGGGTCTTGTGATTTGCCGAGAAGAgactattaaataataaaaaaatgtttgatattaaatatataatattaaattttcttttcaattatttGATGAGGTGTGACCTCTAGGAGGGGGATCCATTTCCCTGTCTTGCCAAGAGAAACAAAGAAGCTAATTAAAgatttgaataataaaaatcatCATTTAAGTCAAGATTGTCGGCTAAAAAGTGGGAAACAAGTTGAAATATATATGCCAAAATAAGTCGAAACAAATTCAACTCCATTATTGAATTTGTATTAATTGAATTCTTAGTTGGATTAAGAGATATTTAGAATAATGTTAGATTGGCAATAAcataactttattttatttaatttaatattcataatgttatatatataatatttataattatatatttattatatttaaaattatttatttatttcagtaaTACTTAagcaatagaaataaaaaaaatacattacataaaataaaaataaagccaaTTATGACTTTCTATATTTCTCAAATTATGGCTTCCAGATATTTTTGTTTGTCTATTTATACAATATATGTTACTATTCTTAGACTCTAGTAcgttatgtattattttttttttctacatgtattttttgtgtattcaatggtctcattttttttatttgttatctATGATTCTATGTACAACCTATTCATAATTCAAATTTAATGATGGGTTTTTCTTTCAGTTTGTGAAAGCGAATAGAACAAACCAAACAAATTATAACGGTTGTGTCAGTACAATAATTGAGAGAAAAAAAACAAGATGCTGTTACTGGAAAGTGGAAACAATATTACTAGACAAGCAAAGTGTTTGCGTGGAATTGTTAGTTATAAACACGTGCACTCGAGTGTGTGTGGTTGAGATTGACAAACTCAAGATTTGAGCTTCTTCCAAATCCACACCTCATTCATCATCTCTCCTCATTTTCTGATCCAGAAAGTATATATagtttgttttttatttagttttttacTGCAAAAGATTTATTCATTTAAAATAGTTTGACGTAGACTTTCCATCCGAAAGTTTTAAATGTCTTATATGTTGGTGTGGCATTTGGCAACCGTTTCAACCACAATTGTGGAATTCTTGGTTTTTCGAAGTCAGCAAATAACCACCTTGTTAGAAAAGAAGTTAAACTAAAAAGAATATAGATAAattgaagaaggagaagaatggtgGAAAAAGCAGAAGTGATAATAGTAGGTGCTGGAACTTCAGGTTTAGCTGCTGCAGCATGCTTAACACAAAAATCAGTACCATTCACTCTTCTCGAAAGAGAAGATTGTTTTGCTTCCTTATGGCAAAAATACACCTATGACCGTCTTCACCTTCACCTTGGAAAAAAAGTGTGTGAGCTTCCCTTTCTTCCATTCCCTGATTCCTACCCTCGCTATGTTCCTAAGAAGCTCTTCATTGAGTATTTAGACTCATATGTGAAGCACTTCAACATCAACCCTTTGTACCACAGATCTGTGGAGCTTGCGGAGTTTGATGAGGTGGATCGGAAGTGGAAGGTGAAGGCTAAGAATAGAAGCTCCGGTGAGGTTGAAGAGTATTCTGGAAGGTTCTTGGTGGTGGCTACTGGGGAGACTGCCGAGCCACGTGTCCCTCGGGTTGAAGGTTTGGAGAGTTTCAAAGGGAAAGTGATGCACTCCACAGGATACAAGAATGGGAAGGAGTTCAAAGATGAACATGTTCTTGTTGTTGGTTCTGGTAATTCTGGCATGGAGATTGCTTTGGATTTGTCCAATTTCGGTGCCAAACCTTCCATCATTGTTCGAAGCCCGGTAGGTAGTTTCCGGTGCTTTCTCGACAACTGTTTATTTGTGAAGTTAATTGTTGAAAATCCTTAAATGATTAcctgtttttaactaataaCTACTTCATACAAAAACACATGCTTTCACCTATTTTTCAAGCCATTAATATGTGTATGGAAATATTTATATAGTTTCAATGTATTTTGTGGTTTCTAGCTCTGTTTTGCAGATTAATGTTAAATTGTTTTTTGTTTGTATTATTATGTAGGTTCATATTCTATCAAGGAATATGATGTATTATTCAGGGATGTTGTTGAAGTATTTGTCCCTAAGCACAGTGGAGAAGCTGCTTGTTATAGTGAGTAGGATAGTGTACGGGGATCTGAGCAAGTATGGGTTACCTTGGCCAAGTGAAGGACCTTTCACCATGAAAATCAAGTATGGCAAGTTTCCTATCATTGACTTGGGAACTATCAAGAAAATCAAGCATGGAGAGATTCAGgtatattcatattttttatggTAATTTCGGTCCCTATTAATAAgtgttgttaaaattaaaatcatatttttttatattttaataatatttttagacacatttttttaaaaatattaaacactTTTTAAAAGATGATAAGTATGATATCCACATAAATATAAACATATTAGAATCATCCATTTTTGTGCATGATGTTATGTCCTAGGAACGGGTAATGGTataattagattaaaaaaataccTATGTAGGAGGTAGAATACAACATATacaataaaagaacaagaacTAAAAGCGTATAGGTCTTTGTCTGGTCCTTACAACTCAAAATGTCCAGGCATACTATATTAAATAACAATACTTAGTAATGTGTTGtctttatctatcaattatcgTCGTATGTTATATTAGTTTAGTGTATATTGTATGATATATAATGTTGCCATTCAGGTGTTATCGGCAGAAATAGAGAAAGTTAGAGGTAACGAAGTATTGTTTAAAGATGGCAAGTGTCACTCATTTGATTCGATCATATTCTGCACTGGCTTCAATAGATCAACACAAAGGTGGCTCAAGGTACAGGACAAATTAAATACTTCACATTTAACATATCtaaacttatatatataaatcgTCACATGGTTATATGAACTACCTACAGGGGGGTGATGATCTTCTGAATGAGAATGGTTTAGTTAAGGCAAGTAATTGTTCAAATTACTGGAAGGGTAAGAACAATTTATACTGCGTTGGACTTGCACAGAAAGGATTCTTTGGAGCTAACAGTGATGCTCAAAATGTAGCAAATGATATTGCCTCACTTCTCAATTAACTTGTAACTCTTAATGTTTTCTTGGCCTGTATGGTTACCTTTTTTTGTGATAAACAAAGGGGCAAAACGCCCAAAGACACTACGTAGAAACTATTCTTGGCCTGTATGGTTACTTTGAAGTTTGaacttttattcaaattttactATGTTAGTGTCAAACTATGAAGAATATGTTTTTGGTCAAAGCTATGATGCAATATTTTTGTCACTATAtgaagcatgtttttacatacAACAAAATCGCATAGAAGCCCATCATATGAACTATTTTCTTGGATTGGCCCATCAGTGAACTTTAGTAGACCAAATTGAATTGAACATCGGGTCGGGTAACGAACAAGTTTTCTGCTTTTGGGTCTGGGCTAGATGTAGCCCGGGATCCCGACCCAAAAGAAATGACTCAAATGAGATTATTCTCTTCTCACCAAATGTATATTGAAAATAACTACTtttaataccaaaaaaaaaaaacttggaAATTACCGGAAATTATGAACTCCAAAAATGATTTAAGATAGTTCTTCCAGAACTTCACGCAAAATTGAGGGTATATTATTTGATGTGTACCACGCAATAATCGGCTACTACGTACAGCTGTTAACCGACCTTAAAGATCGGAAACAACTAAAACAGAACGAACAGATTCTATCTCCCAAAAAGCTATCTCCAAAACTAAGCAAGACACTCAATCACGTCTCCACACTTCAGAGATATTCCTAACAGCACTAACCGGGAATATCGGAGCTAactaagcccattaccaagccAGAAACGCCTATAAAGCTAACCCCTTGAATTCATCAAGGGGCAGGTTCTAGATTAACTTCTAGTCATTTACTCTTTATTCACTA includes:
- the LOC130933289 gene encoding probable indole-3-pyruvate monooxygenase YUCCA10; translation: MVEKAEVIIVGAGTSGLAAAACLTQKSVPFTLLEREDCFASLWQKYTYDRLHLHLGKKVCELPFLPFPDSYPRYVPKKLFIEYLDSYVKHFNINPLYHRSVELAEFDEVDRKWKVKAKNRSSGEVEEYSGRFLVVATGETAEPRVPRVEGLESFKGKVMHSTGYKNGKEFKDEHVLVVGSGNSGMEIALDLSNFGAKPSIIVRSPVHILSRNMMYYSGMLLKYLSLSTVEKLLVIVSRIVYGDLSKYGLPWPSEGPFTMKIKYGKFPIIDLGTIKKIKHGEIQVLSAEIEKVRGNEVLFKDGKCHSFDSIIFCTGFNRSTQRWLKGGDDLLNENGLVKASNCSNYWKGKNNLYCVGLAQKGFFGANSDAQNVANDIASLLN